The DNA sequence cctcacAGCAGAGTCCACAAGCCCAGAGGGCAGTCTCCCCAATGCCTCTGGTGCAGATGCAGCTGGTGATGCATGAGGTttgtgctgccaggcactgccgGGCCCAAAGCAggttgtgaaaaatgccaatcacttgattttaaaagtttaatagtactaaaatggttataaaaatagtaatacaattagagtaataataatttggacaatttggattaggacaatatgagacaatagtaacaaagagttatggacatcTGGGTAcgtttttctgggcagcacaagcccaaaaaaggaccctcgttaacaaaggattaacccttaaaaacaaaaacctgttgcatattcatacaccccatacatgatgcataaattccattcaaatacaggattctgtcggGTCATCCTCAACGTCtgcctctgaatcctaacagtgccttcgaggtgggaagaagttcgcttcttctgataagagggcaataaattctttttctctgaaagatttaggtgtcttgtggctgctatctcgctgcgagtcctttcttaaaaaaaagtatcctacatagcatagtttctattctaacatttttttcataacccaaaactatatttaacacactacttaagagaattaatacagcattactttctaacacaacacatataatattcattttagtaTGAATTggttgtgaaaagccaatcgtAAAATGCCCATTTTTCACAAGGTGAAATGTACTTTAGGCATGATGAATGCCTGGCTGGTAGGTGGGTGGTGGGGTGGTGCCCAGGGCATTGCTGCTGTCATGTGACATCTGACAGTCTGCTCACAGGTTTTGCAGTGCCTGGAGGTTTCTGTCTCGGTCACTCCCTGGTGAAATAGTTTTTGCAGGGGAGCAGGGATGCCATGAaaatctggaagaaaaaaaatctctggcCCTGCGCTTGGAAAACCACTGTATGAGGTCCTGTTTCTTGCTCTTTCTCCAGTTCCACAGCACTAGCAGGCTGAAACATCAAACATCTGGAAGGCTGCCAGTCTGTCCAGGCAGGAAGAAGATAGGATGGACAGCAGCACTGGCCTTGAGCGGGATAGAGACCGTGCTGCTTCAGGGCATGGCCAGGGGCTGAAATTGGAGCCCTGTTTCCAGACTGACTCTCTCTTGCCttcccccagtgcatccctgaTTCCACAGCTCCTCAGCCACACAATGGTTGGCAGGAATTTGGATCCCACCGttctcttcccttcctctcAGGCAGTGGCCCTGCCTCATGACTACAAATGTGGTGCAAGCCTTGGAGAAGAAGCACAAGCCCTGGCTTTCCCCAGGACCCGCGCCCCAGCTCCCTTGCCCTGTGCTGGTGGTGGGGACCAGCTCTCCAACCAgcacccacaggagcagctctgtgaccAGCACCTACGAGCCAAGCGGGCCAGGGTGGAGAGCATCATCCAGGGCATGAGCCTCCCACCAACCCCGCAGGCATCTGACACGAGCCTGGAGGCAGCTTTTGGGCATGAGAGGGAAAGGGGTGGGGAGATGCCCCAGGAGAGCAAGAGGAAGCCAAGAGTGCCCCAGCAGGGCATGGGGGCAGCCGGAAGAGTGGCTCCCACAGGGGGCAGCTCCCATGCCAAGGGCTTCCAGCAGCtgaaagagcagctctgcttcttAGAGCAGCAGCTATGGTGGCTTCAGGAGAAGTTCTACCAAGTCTGTGACTCTGAGGATGCTGCCCAAACGCAGGAAGATTCAGAGACAGTGCAGCCACTGCCTGGAAAGCCCCAAGACAGACTGAACAAGGacagtggcactgccaccagcaaCCCACGGCGAGTGCCTCTCAGGAGGAGTGTCCTGGAGGCGTgtgggctggaggaggctgaggacACAGGTAACACAGGTGGCCTGCCCTCGGCAGTGAGGGTGCTCTCACAGGCACTGAAGCACGAGCTGTCTGTGGTGACATGCCACGTAGTGGACTCTGTCCTGAAGACTCTCTGGCCAAAGGCAGACAGCCACATCCAGAAGCAGCACCACAGCCCTCCGATGGGGCCAGATGCCAGGAAAGAGTATTCTGCTGGTGGGAAATGCAGAAAGCCACTTGCTAAGCCATCTGCCATGAATGCACCAGGCTCCCTGGGCTCACCCCAGGCTGAGGCCTTGACAGGAGCTTTGGGGAAGAGCCTGGGCTCTTATGCTGCCTCCTTCAGCTCAAAGGGGATCAGAAAATCCTCTCGGGTACCCAGCATGGGTTATTCCCTGGGCTCAGCCATGCCtgtccagcacagccagctgctGAGCCAGCTGTTGGGCCatggccagcacagcccctggggcagTGACTCTCGTGAGAGCCCATCTGCTCTGGAGAGGGGTTGTCCAGAGCCCCTCAAGCTGCCCTGGGGATCTGTTAAACTGAGGTCATCGATTgtgagacagcagcagcaccatcccctgcccctgagccctgccagcatggagagcctggcactgctgccagctggcAGGGATGGCCATGGTGAGCTGCCAGCTGCAAATGATGGAGCACCCTTTGCCTCGACCCACATATCCTTTGGGGGTAGCTAGAGGTCCCTGGGGAATGCGCTCCCCTTGTCCTCTGGAGCCACAGCTTGGCACTGCCCCACTGGTCTCCACAGGGCCAAGGTCCCTGTTCCTCCATAGGGGCTAAAGAGGCGTGGGCAGGAAAGGAGCCCTAAGCCATGGAGGGGCACTGCCACTCCTCAGGGCTGGCCAGATGCTGTAGCATAGCTGTGGGTACAAGCCAGGAGCTACCAAGCCTCCTCTTGGGCTGTACTGGGGGTCCTGTCATCCTAAACCATGAGCAGGAGTCTCATAGAAATTCTGGCTCTCACAAGACTATGAAGTGCTGTGGGGAGCATTAGCTTCATCAGGGATTCTCAAGGGAAAAACCAGTGGCTGTCCAGCCAAGGATGAACCCCCTCTGCCCCCCTGACAGGCCAGGAGGGGCTATGGAGGGCACTGGGCATGGTGTGCCAGGGGTGGTGCTCAGGGACATGCCGAGCTCGGGGTTGGCTACGTGCAGGCTTTCCTTGACCCCAGGGCAGATGCAGGAGGTGCTGACCCCTGGGC is a window from the Zonotrichia albicollis isolate bZonAlb1 chromosome 6, bZonAlb1.hap1, whole genome shotgun sequence genome containing:
- the PROX2 gene encoding prospero homeobox protein 2, translating into MDSSTGLERDRDRAASGHGQGLKLEPCFQTDSLLPSPSASLIPQLLSHTMVGRNLDPTVLFPSSQAVALPHDYKCGASLGEEAQALAFPRTRAPAPLPCAGGGDQLSNQHPQEQLCDQHLRAKRARVESIIQGMSLPPTPQASDTSLEAAFGHERERGGEMPQESKRKPRVPQQGMGAAGRVAPTGGSSHAKGFQQLKEQLCFLEQQLWWLQEKFYQVCDSEDAAQTQEDSETVQPLPGKPQDRLNKDSGTATSNPRRVPLRRSVLEACGLEEAEDTGNTGGLPSAVRVLSQALKHELSVVTCHVVDSVLKTLWPKADSHIQKQHHSPPMGPDARKEYSAGGKCRKPLAKPSAMNAPGSLGSPQAEALTGALGKSLGSYAASFSSKGIRKSSRVPSMGYSLGSAMPVQHSQLLSQLLGHGQHSPWGSDSRESPSALERGCPEPLKLPWGSVKLRSSIVRQQQHHPLPLSPASMESLALLPAGRDGHGELPAANDGAPFASTHISFGGS